The following nucleotide sequence is from Synechococcus sp. KORDI-52.
CCGAGGGACGCCAGGCCACTGTGCAGGCCGCGGAGAATCGGTTCCCCCAGGGCGAAGCCCAGGATCGTGGCTCCCATGCTTGTGGCCTGATAGAGGGAGTTGGCGGCCAGCAAGTGTTCTCCAGGCACCACAACAGGAATGGTGGCCTGTTCGGACGGTGCGAAGAACTGGGTCAGGATCGACTCAAGGAAGGTCATGCCCACCAGCCCCCAGTAGCCCCAGGGGAGTCCCAGCCACATGGGCCCAGGCAGCAGACAGAGCGGTGCGAACACCACCAATAAGGCTCGGATGGCGTTGCTGGCCACCATCACCCGACGTTTGGGCCAGCGGTCAGCCCAGACCCCAGCCACCGTTCCCAGCAGCATGGCCGGGATGGTGTTCGCCACAAAGATGCCTGTGGCCAGCAGGGTGATCACCTGGGTACGGGTGCTGATGTCCAGGCCGTACTCCGACGCCATGTCCACCAGCACACCACTGCCCTGACCCTTCAGCAGCAGATGCTGATCGATCAAAAAGACCATCAGCACGATGTAGAACTTGTCCGCCAGCTGGGAAAAGATCTGACCCAGCCAGAGCTTGCGGAAATCGTTCAGTCGCAGCACAGCCTCCAAGCCGCGCTTCCCCTCTGGGTTACTGCCGGTGGGCAGGGCGGGTTCAGGGGTGGTGAGGCTGGGTCCGCTCAAGGGGCAGTTGCATCGCGGCCATGATGGCTCACGCCCCTGTCAGCAGCGTTTCCCGCAGCATGGCCAGGGCTTTGCTGGGGCGGTTGAGATGTGTCCGGCTCCAGACCTCGACAACCCGCAGCAGCCGGCGCCACACGGCCGGGGGACCCATCAGTTCACCGTCATGGCGACGGGGGAGCTCGGCACGGGGCAGCCGCTGGAGCAGGGCCAGTTCGGAGGGATTCAGCTGGATGGCCGCCCCGGGTTGCTCGTCGATGGCAAAGCCATCCTGCGGAAGCAGGCTGCAGCGCCAGTCCCACTGGCCCAGTGGTGGTTCCAGTGGATCGCCCGTCAGGCAGCAGGTCTGCAGCGGTAATCCATAACCACCCAGGGTGAGCAGATGGATGCAGGCCTGCACGGTGCCGGCCAACACCAGCTCCGGATCGGCTCGGTGCTCTTCCAGACGTTCAAGGTGCACTTGCATGGTGGCCAGCAGCCCCTCCACGGGGTCCTGGGCCGCCAGTTGAAGGCATAGATCACACAGCGCCTGTGCCGCAGCGAGGGTTTCCAGCTCTTGCCCGAGACCGGAGAAACTGCGCAGCACCCGCAGTTGACGCACCCGGGCCAGGCCGCGGCGTCCTCCCACCTGCAGCTCCAGCAGGGTGAGGGGGGCCGCGGCGGCAAGACTGCTCTTGGGCCGGCGAGCGCCAGGAACAGCGAAGCGGCTGACGCCTTCTGCATCACTCAGCAGGCTCAGCAGGCGGTCATGTTCGCCGAGGGGGCCAACCTTGAGGGCGAGTCCGGTGAGGCGTCGTTCTGCCATTCAGGCTGCTGGGCGCCGTTGGGCCTGCAGCAGTGCCGGGGCGCTGCTGGTGCCCAGAAGATCCGCCCCCGCCAACAGCAGATCTCCCGCGTGGCTCAGGTTGTGGATGCCCCCGGCCCCCTTGATGGCGCAGCGTTTGCGGATCAGCTGTTGCAACGCACGGATCTGATCGGCATGACATGGCGGCCCAAAGCCGTTTCCGGTCTGCAGTCCGGCAGCGCCAGCATCGATGGCGGCCTCCACGGCCAACTCCAGTTGTTCGGTTTCAAGGCGCGCCATGTCCAGGATGGCCCGCACGGGACACCCCAGGTCGCAGAGGGCGGACAGTTCCTCGGCAAAGGCCCCTGAATTGCCGTTCACAAGGGCACTGAAGTCGGGAACGACATCGAACTCCTGGGCACCATGGGCGGCACACCACTCCGCCTCCGCCAGCTTGAGTTCGGCTGGAATCGCACCGAAGGGGAAGCCGATGGCCGCCACCAGGAGTGGGCCCGAGTCGGTGCCTCCGATGCGTTCCCGCAGCAGCGGCAGGTGTTGTGGTGTGGTGCAAATGGCACGGACCCCCTCCTGCACCCCGGAATCACAGAGGGTCTGCAGCTGCTCCAGGGTCAACAAGGGGTCCAGGATCGCCTGATCCAGCCGCGGCGGCAGGTCGGGGAGCTCTGGGGCTGGATCAGCCATGGAGGGCCAGGGAGTCAGTCACGAGCCTGAATCACGCCATACCCCCCGTGGTTGCGTCGGTAGATCACCTGCAGTTGATCGCTCTCCTTCTCCCGGAACAGATAGAAATCGTGGTCGATCAGATCCAACTGCCGGCGAGCCTCATCCAGGTCCATGGGCGGCATGGCGAAATATTTGCGTCGCACACCTGGGTTCGGCAGCTCCGCCTCACGCCCCTGCAGCAGGGAGGCTTCAACGGGCGATGCATCGTTGACCACATCCGTGCTGGGGGTGTGGCTGGCGCTGTGGCCATGGCTGTGGTGGTGATCGCTGTGGCGTTCCTTCCAGCGGCGCAGCTGCCGGGCCAGTTTTCCAGCGGCCAGATCGATGCTGGCGTATAGGTTTTCACTGCGTTCCTGGGCCCGGATCACGGTGCCGTTGGCAAAGACCGTCACTTCGGCGGTCTGCTGCGGCACTCGGGGATTGCGGGCCACGGAGAGATGGACGTCCGCTTCGCGAACAGCATCACCGAAGTGCGCTGTGACCCGTGCCAATTTGGTTTGGGTGTAATCCCGCAAAGCCGGCGTGATCTCGAGGTTGCGACCATGGATCAGCAACTTCATGCCTTGCTCCTGTGCCGGTTGATATCGGCAAGCTAGATACGGAGCACGATTCGGCCCACCCCCGGCGTGCATTTCTTTTCGAGCCCGGTGATCCGGTTCGATTCGATGTGGCCTGGTCGGCGCAACGGCGCTGGCAAAACAGGCTTCTGGCCGACCCATCGGCTCCGGAGGCGGTCTGGATCCTGCAACACCAGACTTGCTACACCCTCGGCCGCGGTGCCAGTGAAGAGCATTTGCATTTTGATCCCGCTGACCCACCGGCACCCCTGTACCGGATTGATCGTGGCGGGGAGGTGACCCATCACCTACCCGGCCAACTGGTGGCCTACCCGGTGTTGGACCTTCGGCGCCGCACTCCCGATTTGCACTGGTATCTGCGCCAGCTGGAGCAGGTCGTGTTGGATGTTCTGGCGGAGTTGGGCCTGGAGGGTCAGCGTCTGCCGGGGTTGACCGGCCTCTGGTTGGACAACCGCAAGGTCGCTGCCATCGGTGTGGGTTGTCGTCGCTGGATCACCCAGCACGGCTTGGCCCTGAACGTTGACTGTTCGATGCAGGGGTTCGAGCAGGTCACCCCCTGTGGGCTCAACGGACGTGCGGTCGGGCGGCTCGCGGACTGGTTACCAGGGCTGACGTCGGCTGAGGTGCAGCCGCTGTTGCGGCACGCCCTGGTTCATCGTTTCGGTCTGGTCTGGGAGGAGGAAGCGAGATAAACCTGAGTGGTTTGAACCCCTGTCTCGGATGACGGCCAGCTGGAGCCCGACAGCCCGCGAAACGGACGCCCTTCAGCGTCATGCCCATGTTCAGAGGTTGTCGAGGGTGGATGCGGTTTGGCCCTGGCTCGCTGACCGCCATGGGGCGATTGCCGCCGTGGATGCGCCCCATGCGGCGCATCCCGAACGCTTCAATTTCGGTGAACTGTCGGAGCGCATAGCCACCGCAGCCGCTGCGTTTCGGCGCCATGGTGTGACGGAAGGGGATGTGGTGGCGCTCTTTGCCGAGAACAGCCCCCGTTGGCTGGTGGCCGATCAGGGCCTGATGCGGGCCGGTGCCGCAGATGCCGTGCGCGGAGCGTCGGCCCCCGTCGAGGAGCTGCGTTACATCCTCATGGATTGCCAGGCGACGGCCCTGGTGGTTCAGAACGCTGAGGTTTGGCGTCGTCTGGCCCTTTCCCCAGGGCAAGAGACGCAGCTGCGTTTTGTGCTGCAGCTGGAGGGTGAGCCGGCTGAGGGCACCACCGGCTGGGAGGCATTTCTGGCGTCGGGTGCCGGCTCTGATCCCGTCCGCCCGGCTGGGGGCAGGGAGGCGGTGGCCACTGTTCTTTACACCTCAGGTACCACAGGTCAGCCCAAGGGTGTGCCGTTGACCCACGCCAACCTGCTGCATCAGATGAGCTCGCTGGCCTGTGTGGCCTATCCCGAGCCGGGTGCTCCGGTGCTGAGTGTGCTGCCCATCTGGCATGCCTACGAACGCAGTGCCAGCTACTACTTCCTCTCCTGTGCCTGCACGCAGACCTACACCACCATCAAGCAGCTGAAGAAGGATCTGCCGCGGGTCCGGCCGATCGCGATGGCCACCGTGCCGCGGCTGTGGGAGGCGGTTCAGGCCGGCTTTGAGGATGTGCTCAAGACCTTCCCCCCGTCTCGGCAGCGCCTGCTGCGGGCAGCGTTGGCCAACAGTGCTGCCCAGCGCAAGGCCGTGCGAACGGCGCGCAACCTTCTGCTGGAACCGGTCTCATCAGGAGGCCGGCTGCGTGCCTTCGGCTCCGCTGCCCTGCGCTGGCCTCTGCATGCCCTGGCGTCGACCTTGATCTGGCCGAAGCTGCGGCGCCAGCTCAGCGGCGGCCAGCTCGCCTATCCCATCAGCGGTGGTGGTGCCATCGCGCCCCACATCGATGCCTTTTTTGAAGCCGTGGGGATTGAACTGCTGGTGGGCTATGGCCTCACCGAAACCAGCCCTGTGGTGAGCTGTCGGAGGCCCTGGCGCAACATTCGCGGCAGTTCCGGGCTGCCCATGCCCCAGACCGAATTCCGGATCGTCGATCCCGACAACGGCCAGCCCCTGGCCTTCCGGCAACGGGGGCGGGTGATGGTGCGGGGGCCCCAGGTGATGGCGGGCTATCTCGGCAAACCTGAGGCCAGCGCCAAGGTTCTCGATGCCGAGGGGTGGTTTGACACCGGTGATCTCGGGATGCTCCTGCCGGACGGGTCCGTGGCCCTCACCGGCCGTGCCAAAGACACGATTGTGTTGAGCAGTGGCGAGAACATCGAGCCCGGCCCCCTGGAAGAAGCCCTGGTGGCCAGCCCCCTGATCGAGCAGGTGACGCTGGTGGGTCAGGACGAACGCCAGCTCGGTGCTTTGCTTGTTCCCCGTGCCGAGGCGATCGTGGCCTGGGCGGCTGAAGCCGGCATCAGCGTGGCTCCAGATCTGGGTGGGCAACCCGGTGATCCCGCCCTGCTCCGCCTGTTGATGCGCGAATGCAACAGCTTGCTCAAGCAGCGGTCGGGTTCCCGTGGTGATGAGCGGCTGGCCGGCGTGGTGTTCGTGGATCCCTTCAGCATCGAGAACGGACTTCTGACCCAGACGCTGAAGCAACGCCGTGATCGCATCACCAGCCGTGACCAGCACTTGATTGATGCCCTCTACGGACGTTGAAGGCGGCTCAAGAGGCCAGGAGGGTGGTCGGTTGTCCGGTGATTGACCCCATGCGATCGGGCTGACAGCCTTTGGTCGTCTACCAGGAATTCATGTCCGACGGCACCTCCCTGACGATCAAGCGTCCGATTACCGTTCGCGCCGTCGTGACGCCCACTTGGAAAGAGGAAGCAGAGCGAGAGCTCAGCAATGGCATTGCCACCGCTGACCAACAGCTGGCTCAGCTCGAGCAGGAAGGCCAGGACGTGGTGGACCAGGTGCGGCGTCAGAGCGCCAATCCTCTTGATCCCCGGGTGCAGGATCAGGTAGCGCAAATTCAGCAACAGGTGGCGGCCAAACGTGCCGAGCTGGAGGAGCAGAAGCGCAATCTGCTCCAGCAGCAAGCTCAGGTGCGTGAGCTGGAGATGGACCAGATCGTTGAGCAGGGGCAGCTGGAGAGCAGCTGTGAGCTAAAGGTTGGCGACAACCTGGTGCAGAAGATGCAGGTTGCCATCGTTGTCAAAGATGGTGTTGTCCAGTCGATTGAGGCAGCCTGATTGGCTGCTCAAACGTTGTCTTGAGTCTTGAGCCCGGATTAATATTCAGGAGTCTTCGGATTCTGAATATTAGAGCCATAAATATTATTAACTACCCGCCTTAAAAATGATGACGTCGATTAAGGCGGCAAAATATTTTTTGATCTTTGAAAAAAGAGAGTCACGTGGGTTAGGTCTGGCTGTGACTCGGATTATCCAGCTTTAATGGAAATTCACATTGTCAGAAAGGGGGCGAATTTCCTGTTGCATTGAGCTCTCGAGGCGCATTGAAAAACATGGCCGTGAATCAAATGGACAAGAATTGTTTTATGTTTAATCGATTTTGGTTTTATCAGCCATATATGTTTCCCTCTAGGCGCTTTTTCGTTGCTAAGCGATTACAAAGCAGAATGGATGCGAGATAATGATGTGTTGTACTTCTTGCTCTATTGCCACCCAAGATACAAATCAGAAAAAATATTAAACACCTCTTGAGTTGTTGGAGAGTAGAGAAAGCTGTGATGGTTATTGGCTTTTTCCTGGGAAGTAGGACTTTAGGGCTGGCTTTCGTGATCCATTGATTTTTAGTGGGCAGTGAATTAAGCATTTGCTTGTCATCTTTGCCCTCAGCAGTAAGTAATTATTCTTACTTTAAGCGTAGGGCTTGCTTCATGGTTCTCCTTTATGGGGTGGAGGACAAGGCTGTGGCTAGTTGATTTTTCCCTTGCCGAAAGATAAATATCTGAATCAATGCACTAAAAAAATGATGCAAGCTGCAAAGCTTCAAATGCGGCAATTAAAGAATGAGGTTTCGCTATCCCAGTAAAGACAGGGGATTTAAAAAAGCGAAAAGCTTCTTTTGTGCAAAAGAGCTGTCCAACAAAAAAGTTTGTAAAAGAGTAAGTATTCAGAAGACAAAGGTAAGTTGAATAATCCAGGGTGAAAGCTGTAAATGCACATCCGCACAGATGTCCAGATGGACAAATGTGTGTGCCACCTTTTTCAATTTTCAAAAGGATTTCAGTTATGGCCTCGCAACCAACTTCCAATGCCTCCGCCAAGAACAAGGAAACCCATGCCTTGAAAGATGCGGATATGACCATCCACGGTGATGGAATTTTGAATGCGTTTGTTCCTGAGGTCGGAACCAATTCTGTCTTGGCTCACGGAGTCAATACCAACGGCGATGCGAGTGCAAAAGCCAAGAGCAAGGCATCGGCAGCGATCATTGAATCAGACTTAACCAGCAAAGGTGATGCGACAGTCAATGCCCGTCAGCAACTTGCTCTAATTGCTGATGCTGATACCACGAACGGAGATGCTATCGCTAAAGCAAAAAATGATATCAATAGCGAGGAAACGGGCGGAATAATTAACAGTAATCAAAATATCAAAGGTGCCTATGTTCAAGATGTAGATGTCAAGAATGCTACTTCCGCCGAAGCCACAACAACTTCAGGGGTTTCAACTGCAAAAGCGATCGAACATAGTACCTATGGTGTGTTTAATAGCGATCAAAGGAGTAAAAGTACATATGATGCAACCGTCATCAACAAGAACAGTATTATCTCTGATGCAAAAACTACAACAGGTGAAACCTTTAGTGGTGATTCAGGCACGAACGCGAAGAGCAAGAGTGGGGAACGCACGGGTATTCGCTTTGGTGATGCTGAAACAGCTTCTGCTGGAGAGTCAATTGAACTGAAGACGGGTGGTGATGCTCATATTTCAGTTGATGTTGGCACTGCTGATGATCCGAATGTAGTCAGTGCTTCTGCCAAAACAAAGGGTTCCGGTGATGCACATGCATCACTTGTTACGTCCAACAATTACGGCATTACTGGTAAATCTTTTGAGACAAAGGTAACTCCTGGTGAGCCCGAAGTACTAGAATATGAAGCTCGTCCTAGCCAAAGTACTTCAGTTAATCCTGGAACAAAGAATAGGTTATTTATAGTATTTGACGAACCATATACTGGAGACACAATTACACTTAAAGGAATTCGACTAGCAGACTCCGATCCTGATATTGCAAACTATACATTCAAGTTCAAAGATCCTAGCGGCGCTGAGGCTCAGCCAAATGAAAGACCTATAAAAATTACAAGTGGAGGTGGGACAGCCCCAGGACCGGATAATGACATCGTCTTGAATGCATCAATAGGTTATACAAATATCAAGGAAATTAAAATCTTTGGCGAGGAAGATGGGACAAATGGAGGAGATAAAGGGTCAGGACTATTAGGCATAACTTTTACAGGCCCCGTTCAAGTACTTGGCGATACCGGTGAACCAATAAGCGTCAATGTTGTTGTTGATGGATTCAACGCGACGATTAAGGGTAACGCTAACATCGTCGCAACAGTGGCGAATGATTACACTTCGTCTGCTAAAACGACGACGGGAGATGCAAGTGCCAGCTCGTCGACATCTGGACGAAATGGGCAAGGAGAAGTAATTGCTATTGATGCCAATGCTGTCAGTGTCAAAGGAACGGGAATTATTGCTGGAAGTGTAGAAAACCATCAATCTACATCAGCCAAGACGACTACAGGTAGAGCCGAAGCAGAGTCGCAAGATGGTCTTGTGAAAGGCGTCAGAGCTAATGATCTTTTGATTAACGAGACTGCCACAATCACAGGAGATGTAAAGACTGATGTCGTAGCAAAAGCAGTCACCCATGGAGGAGGAGATGCAGAGGCATCAGCGAATTCATTCAATCCAGATGCCAAGAATTCTTCATTTGGTGGGGAGTCAGTTGGTGCAGATATTGAAACGGTTGTAGCCAAACAAGCGTTGAATATAAATGGAAGTGTCGAATCAAAATTCGATGTTGATGCCAAAAATAATCACGGTGACGCTTCTGCATCCTCGGCAGAACTTCAAGTCACGGGTGTCTTAATTAAAGACACTAAAGGAGCAGATGTTGACATCGAAGGTAGTGCAACAGTTGAGCAAGATGTGTTTGCTAAAACCGTTGGGGGTGGGAATGCAGAAGCAACAATCACCTCTGGTCCTGATTTTTCAGAAACAGTTCCGCTAAAACTAGATGGCATCACTGGTATTGCCAGCACCTCTGGAATCAATGCCAAAGGGATGCTGAATGTTCACGGTGTTGTTGAGTACGACGGCACCGCTGTTGCGAAGAACACGACTGGTAATGCCAAGGCCCGAGTTGGAACAGACGACCTTCCTTTGCAGGATATGGTCGGCACACTGCTTGTGAATTCTGGTCCGAAGAGCGGCAGTGCCGGCATGCATGTGAGTGGTAAATCAACCGCAGATACTGTTGCAAAAGCAACCACACATTCTGGCAAAGCTGTTGCTTCTGTGGATTCTGATCCTGTCAAAGGTGTCAAGAGCAATGCCGGAACGCTTTATATGTCGAAAGGAGATCTTTCGGTTGATGGTGATGCGACATTTACGGCAGATGTTGATTCTCGATCGACTGGATCGAGTGGTTCAGGAGGTAAGTCTTCTGCATCTGCTGATGTCTCGAATGTGGTTGGTGTTGATCTTTCCCAGCTTGATAGTAGAGAGAAAGCAAGTGCGAATCAGCTTAAAGCAGCTGGTCATATCGATGTTGACGGTCACGTTGACACAACGCTCAATGCGCAAGCTGTCAATACAACAGGGCGATCGACTGCATCAACAACAACCAGTCTGCAAAAGGGTGTTTTGATCAGTGACAACGATAATTCTTTCCCCCCTTCTAACGATAGTACGGTTGTTCGAGGCAGCTCTGTCGATATTGAGGGTGGTGTCATTAGCACATCAATTGCCAATGCAGTCAGCCATGGTGGTGGAGGTGCATTTGCCAGTGCGGATGCGGTTAACCCTAAGAATGTTGATGTTAGGGATAGAAACTTCTCAACATTTGGCGGTGAGACTGTTGGTGTTGATGTCGACAAGGTTGTTTCCAAGTCTGACTTGAAATTAAACGGCAGTGTCGAAACAAAATACGATGTTGATGCCAAGAATACCCACGGGAAAGCGCTAGCTTCCTCGGCTGCACTTCAGGTGACGGGTGTTTTGAACAATGTTGCCAAAGGAGCAGATGTTGACATCGACGGTAGTGCAACCGTTGAGCAAGATGTGTTTGCTAAAACCGTTGGTGGAGGGAATGCGAAGGCAACAATCACCTCTGGCCCTGATTTCCCATCGAAGGCACCTGGTCCAAAGCTTGATGGCATCACTGGTATTGCCAGCACCTCTGGAATCAATGCCAAAGGGACGCTGAATGTGGACGGTGTTGTTGATTACGACGGCACCGCAGTTGCGGAGAATACGACTGGTAATGCCAAGGCCCGAGTTGGAACAGACGACCTTCCTTTGCAGGATATGGTCGGCACACTGCTTGTGAATTCTGGTCCAAAGAGCGGCAGTGCCGGCATGCATGTGAGTGGTGACTCCACCGCTGACACTGTTGCCAAAGCAACCACACATTCTGGCAAAGCTGTTGCTTCTGTGGATTCTGATCCTGTCAAAGGTGTCAAGAGCAATGCCGGAACGCTTTATATGTCGAAAGGAGATCTTTCGGTTGATGGTGATGCGACATTTACGGCAGATGTTGATTCTCGATCGACTGGATCGAGTGGTTATGGAGGTAAGTCCTCTGCGTCTGCTGATGTCTCGAATGTGGTTGGTGTTGATCTTTCTCAGCTTGATAGTGCACCATCGAGATTCTCGAAGAAGTCAGTACCTGCGAATGAACTGAAAGCAGCGGGTCATGTCGAAGTCGACGGCCACGTTGACACAACGCTCCATGCGCAAGCCGTCAATACATCAGGGCGATCGATTGCATCAACAACAACCAGTCTGCAAAAGGGTGTTTTGATCAGTGACAACGATAATTCTTTCCCCCCTTCTAACGATAGTACGGTTGTTCGAGGTGGCTCTGTAGATATTGAGGGTGGTGTCACTAGCACATCAATCGCCGAGGCAGTCAGCCATGGTGGTGGAGGTGCATTTGCCAGCGCGGATGCAGTTAATCCGAATAATGTTGATGTTAGGGATAGAAACTTTTCAACATTTGGTGGTGAGACTGTTGGTGTTGATGTCGACAAGGTTGTTTCCAAGTCTGACTTGAAATTAAACGGCAGTGTTGAAACAAAATACGATGTTGATGCCAAGAATACCCACGGGAAAGCGCTAGCTTCCTCGGCTGCACTTCAGGTGACGGGTGTTTTGAACAATGTTGCCAAAGGAGCAGATGTTGACATCGACGGTAGTGCAACCGTTGAGCAAGATGTGTTTGCTAAAACCGTTGGTGGAGGGAATGCGAAGGCAACAATCACCTCTGGCCCTGATTTCCCATCGAAGGCACCTGGTCCAAAGCTTGATGGCATCACTGGCATTGCTAGCACCTCTGGTATCAACGCCAAAGGGACGCTGAATGTGGACGGTGTTGTTGATTACGACGGCACCGCAGTTGCGGAGAATACGACTGGTAATGCCAAGGCCCGAGTTGGAACAGACGACCTTCCTTTGCAGGATATGGTCGGCACACTGCTTGTGAATTCTGGTCCCAAGAGTGGAGGCGACATGCACATCAGTGGTGACTCCACCGCTGACACTGTTGCCAAAGCAACCACCCATTCTGGCAAAGCTGTTGCTTCTGTGGATTCTGATCCTGTCAAAGGTGTCAAGAGCAATACCGGTACGATCTATAAGTCGAAAGGAGATCTTACGGTTGATGGTGATGCGACATTTACGGCAGATGTTGATTCTCGATCGACTGGATCGAGTGGTTATGGAGGTAAGTCTTCTGCGTCTGCTGATGTCTCGAATGTGGTTGGTGTTGATCTTTCTCAGCTTGATAGTGCACCACCGAGATTCTCGAAGAAGTCGGTACCTGCGAATGAACTGAAAGCAGCGGGTCATGTCGAAGTCGACGGCCACGTTGACACAACGCTCCATGCGCAAGCCGTCAATACATCAGGGCGATCGATTGCATCAACAACAACCAGTCTGCAAAAGGGTGTTTTGATCAGTGACAACGCTGCTGGAGGCCCACCTGTTAATGCTCAACAATATTTGATTGCAAGAGATGTTGTGGCTCCGGGCTATGGAGATGGCTCGCCGAATGAGACATCATCGCCAAGCACGGTTGTTCGAGGTAGCTCTGTAGATATTGAGGGTGGTGTCACCAGCACATCAATTGCCAATGCAGTCAGCCATGGTGGTGGAGGTGCATTTGCCAGTGCGGATGCGGTTAACCCTAAGAATGTTGATGTTAGGGATAGAAACTTCTCAACATTTGGCGGTGAGACTGTTGGTGTTGATGTCGACAAGGTTGTTTCCAAGTCTGACTTGAAATTAAACGGCAGTGTCGAAACAAAATACGATGTTGATGCCAAGAATACCCACGGGAAAGCGCTAGCTTCCTCGGCTGCACTTCAGGTGACGGGTGTTTTGAACAATGTTGCCAAAGGAGCAGATGTTGACATCGACGGTAGTGCAACCGTTGAGCAAAATGTGTTTGCTAAAACCGTTGGTGGAGGGAATGCGAAGGCAACAATCACCTCTGGCCCTGATTTCCCATCGAAGGCACCTGGTCCAAAGCTTGATGGCATCACTGGTATTGCCAGCACCTCTGGAATCAATGCCAAAGGGACGTTGAATGTGGACGGTGTTGTTGAGTACGACGGTACCGCTGTTGCGAAGAACACGACTGGTAATGCCAAGGCCCGAGTTGGAACAGATGACCTTCCTTTGCAGGATATGGTCGGCACACTGCTTGTGAATTCTGGTCCTAGAAGTGGAGGTGATATGCACATTGGTGGTGTATCCACTGCTGAGCTTGTCGCTGACGCAAAAACAGGAACTGGT
It contains:
- the hpf gene encoding ribosome hibernation-promoting factor, HPF/YfiA family codes for the protein MKLLIHGRNLEITPALRDYTQTKLARVTAHFGDAVREADVHLSVARNPRVPQQTAEVTVFANGTVIRAQERSENLYASIDLAAGKLARQLRRWKERHSDHHHSHGHSASHTPSTDVVNDASPVEASLLQGREAELPNPGVRRKYFAMPPMDLDEARRQLDLIDHDFYLFREKESDQLQVIYRRNHGGYGVIQARD
- a CDS encoding YlqD family protein, coding for MSDGTSLTIKRPITVRAVVTPTWKEEAERELSNGIATADQQLAQLEQEGQDVVDQVRRQSANPLDPRVQDQVAQIQQQVAAKRAELEEQKRNLLQQQAQVRELEMDQIVEQGQLESSCELKVGDNLVQKMQVAIVVKDGVVQSIEAA
- a CDS encoding deoxyribose-phosphate aldolase; this encodes MADPAPELPDLPPRLDQAILDPLLTLEQLQTLCDSGVQEGVRAICTTPQHLPLLRERIGGTDSGPLLVAAIGFPFGAIPAELKLAEAEWCAAHGAQEFDVVPDFSALVNGNSGAFAEELSALCDLGCPVRAILDMARLETEQLELAVEAAIDAGAAGLQTGNGFGPPCHADQIRALQQLIRKRCAIKGAGGIHNLSHAGDLLLAGADLLGTSSAPALLQAQRRPAA
- a CDS encoding AMP-binding protein — protein: MTASWSPTARETDALQRHAHVQRLSRVDAVWPWLADRHGAIAAVDAPHAAHPERFNFGELSERIATAAAAFRRHGVTEGDVVALFAENSPRWLVADQGLMRAGAADAVRGASAPVEELRYILMDCQATALVVQNAEVWRRLALSPGQETQLRFVLQLEGEPAEGTTGWEAFLASGAGSDPVRPAGGREAVATVLYTSGTTGQPKGVPLTHANLLHQMSSLACVAYPEPGAPVLSVLPIWHAYERSASYYFLSCACTQTYTTIKQLKKDLPRVRPIAMATVPRLWEAVQAGFEDVLKTFPPSRQRLLRAALANSAAQRKAVRTARNLLLEPVSSGGRLRAFGSAALRWPLHALASTLIWPKLRRQLSGGQLAYPISGGGAIAPHIDAFFEAVGIELLVGYGLTETSPVVSCRRPWRNIRGSSGLPMPQTEFRIVDPDNGQPLAFRQRGRVMVRGPQVMAGYLGKPEASAKVLDAEGWFDTGDLGMLLPDGSVALTGRAKDTIVLSSGENIEPGPLEEALVASPLIEQVTLVGQDERQLGALLVPRAEAIVAWAAEAGISVAPDLGGQPGDPALLRLLMRECNSLLKQRSGSRGDERLAGVVFVDPFSIENGLLTQTLKQRRDRITSRDQHLIDALYGR
- the lipB gene encoding lipoyl(octanoyl) transferase LipB, which codes for MPVDIGKLDTEHDSAHPRRAFLFEPGDPVRFDVAWSAQRRWQNRLLADPSAPEAVWILQHQTCYTLGRGASEEHLHFDPADPPAPLYRIDRGGEVTHHLPGQLVAYPVLDLRRRTPDLHWYLRQLEQVVLDVLAELGLEGQRLPGLTGLWLDNRKVAAIGVGCRRWITQHGLALNVDCSMQGFEQVTPCGLNGRAVGRLADWLPGLTSAEVQPLLRHALVHRFGLVWEEEAR
- the recO gene encoding DNA repair protein RecO; its protein translation is MAERRLTGLALKVGPLGEHDRLLSLLSDAEGVSRFAVPGARRPKSSLAAAAPLTLLELQVGGRRGLARVRQLRVLRSFSGLGQELETLAAAQALCDLCLQLAAQDPVEGLLATMQVHLERLEEHRADPELVLAGTVQACIHLLTLGGYGLPLQTCCLTGDPLEPPLGQWDWRCSLLPQDGFAIDEQPGAAIQLNPSELALLQRLPRAELPRRHDGELMGPPAVWRRLLRVVEVWSRTHLNRPSKALAMLRETLLTGA